TTTTTGAACTTTATTTGCGCCCGGTTCTTTAATACCGACAACTGCGTGTCCCGCTTCGTGGTAAGCAACCATTTCTAATTCTTTTTTAGAAATTACTCTATTTTTCTTAGCTGGTCCAGCCATAACTCTATCAATAGCCTCATCAATATCTTCAAGAGTAATTACTGGATGTTTAAATCTAACTGCCAATAAACTAGCTTCATTAATAACATTTTCAAGTTGCGCCCCTGAATAACCCGGAGTACGGCGGGCAACTTTCATCATATCAATATTAGGAGCCAATCTTTTACCTTTTGCGTGTAATTCAAGAATTTCTTGTCTTTCTTTAACGTCAGGTAATCCAACTGTTATTTGACGATCAAAACGACCGGGACGAATTAAAGCTGGATCTAAAACATCAGTTCTGTTAGTTGCAGCGAAGAACAAAATACCATTATTTTGCTCCATACCATCCATCTCAACTAGAAGTTGATTAAGTGTTTGCTCACGCTCATCATGACCCCCACCTAATCCAGCACCCCTTGTTCTTCCGATTGCATCAAGTTCATCGATAAAGATAATTGCAGGGGCGTTTTTACGCGCTTCGGCGACTACGCTTCTTACTCTTTTAGCCCCCAATCCAACGTACATTTCCACAAAATTAGATGCCGAAATGAAGTAAAATGGAACATTTGCTTCACCAGCTGTTGCTTTAGCCAGTAATGTTTTTCCAGTACCCGGAGGACCTCCTAGCAAAATCCCATGGGGCATTCTTGCCCCGGCGACTGCGTATTTTTTAGGATCTTTTAAATAATCTACAATTTCACTAATTTCTTCAATTGCCTCTTTATTACCAGCAATATCTTTAAATTTCTTATCACTTTTTATTTTCTTTGCAGGCCCTTTTCCATCACCGACCATTCCGACCATTCCGCCGCCACGCGCCATGGTTCTAAAGAATAATCAACCAATTAAAATTCATAACAAAATTGGTAATAAACTTTGCAAAATTACTTGTCATCAAGGAGCTGATTGTGATGGTAATGGCACAGATTGAATTGGGTCAATAGCGGCACCATTATTCGCAAACATAGATGCTTTTAGCAGTGTTGGATAATAATATCCTGCACCTAATTCGCTTATTAAGCCTTCTGATATTGATTCATGGCTCAATCAACGAATTGCGTTTTCAGTACCAACATTAGCAATAAATTTAGTTTTAACACCATTTGCGTCGTTAAAAATAT
The Mycoplasmopsis californica genome window above contains:
- the ftsH gene encoding ATP-dependent zinc metalloprotease FtsH, whose translation is MKEKQPVNKGKVIWTILLSILGVIATAIFVYMLFRRFLPQNKPVGLKQWLDHIKAAIAKENDTVYLSDIFIDRLNGQISYIFNDANGVKTKFIANVGTENAIRWLSHESISEGLISELGAGYYYPTLLKASMFANNGAAIDPIQSVPLPSQSAPWWQVILQSLLPILLWILIGWLFFRTMARGGGMVGMVGDGKGPAKKIKSDKKFKDIAGNKEAIEEISEIVDYLKDPKKYAVAGARMPHGILLGGPPGTGKTLLAKATAGEANVPFYFISASNFVEMYVGLGAKRVRSVVAEARKNAPAIIFIDELDAIGRTRGAGLGGGHDEREQTLNQLLVEMDGMEQNNGILFFAATNRTDVLDPALIRPGRFDRQITVGLPDVKERQEILELHAKGKRLAPNIDMMKVARRTPGYSGAQLENVINEASLLAVRFKHPVITLEDIDEAIDRVMAGPAKKNRVISKKELEMVAYHEAGHAVVGIKEPGANKVQKITIIPRGQAGGYNLMMPEEEKYNMSKQELISMITSFMGGRAAEEIIYGPDNISTGASDDIQKATKIARKMVTEYGMSDLGPIQYETDESSPFLGRDYLKSASFSAQVGHEIDLEVRKIILEAQVRAKEIILANKELLELIKTALLEKETIVAEEIEYIAKNMKLPEKQQVEAIKENNHSLDELIAMSQEQMQHSTVETNELSESTEK